The Solanum lycopersicum chromosome 6, SLM_r2.1 genome has a window encoding:
- the LOC101251890 gene encoding MADS-box protein defh21-like: protein MGRNKVVMKKIEDPESRKHFYSKRKDGLVKKSNELGVHLMQSLAQSKAEREMIEKISMYDTPLFSIEAHKEKLNELQKTLSEAKEKRSSYEPQVENINNVEEADAYKGYLLGAMERVQRSKRICLLQEPLGDERFDELNWITMER from the exons atggGTCGCAATAAGGTTGTAATGAAGAAAATTGAGGATCCAGAATCGCGTAAACACTTCTACTCAAAGCGCAAGGATGGTCTTGTTAAGAAGTCGAATGAGTTGGGAGTT CATTTGATGCAGAGTCTCGCACAATCAAAAGCTGAAAGAGAAATGATTGAAAAGATTTCTATGTATGACACTCCACTTTTCTcga TTGAG GCTCATAAGGAGAAGCTTAATGAGCTACAAAAAACACTAAGTGAAGCAAAGGAGAAAAGAAG TTCTTATGAACCACAAGTGGAGAACATCAACAATGTTGAAGAAGCTGATGCATATAAGGGGTATCTTCTGGGTGCTATGGAACGGGTTCAACGATCCAAA AGGATATGTCTACTGCAG GAACCATTAGGGGATGAAAGATTTGATGAACTAAATTGGATCACAATGGAGAGGTAG